A portion of the Paenibacillus marchantiae genome contains these proteins:
- the urtA gene encoding urea ABC transporter substrate-binding protein, which yields MKKRTVKLWSVLLGAVIALTGCVEGGTPPEASGSDGAGESTSSGEPIKVGVLHSLSGTMAISEVSVKDAEMLAIEEINAAGGVLGKQIEPVVEDGASDWPTFAEKAGKLLQQDKVAAVFGGWTSASRKAMLPVFEQNKGLLFYPVQYEGLESSPNIFYTGATTNQQIVPSVTWLLENRGKKFYLLGSDYVFPKTANQVIKAQLAAEGGEVVGEEYTPLGHTDYSTIISKIKAAKPDIVYNTLNGDSNVAFFKQLKDAGISSEQLTTLSVSVAEEEIRGIGADVLKGHLASWNYYQTTDTSENKTFVEKYKEKYGADRVTADPIEAGYVAVYLWKAAVEKAGSTDVEKVKEAAKGLEFDAPEGKVTVDGENQHIYKTVRIGEVQEDGQFKELWNSGAPVKPDPYLKTYDWGASLSAK from the coding sequence TTGAAGAAGAGGACGGTCAAGTTATGGAGTGTTTTGCTCGGTGCGGTCATTGCGTTGACAGGATGTGTGGAGGGTGGAACGCCGCCGGAGGCATCGGGCTCCGATGGGGCGGGAGAATCAACTTCGTCCGGAGAACCGATTAAGGTAGGTGTTCTTCACTCCCTAAGTGGAACGATGGCAATCAGTGAAGTGTCGGTTAAGGATGCGGAGATGCTTGCCATTGAAGAGATTAATGCAGCGGGCGGAGTTCTGGGTAAACAGATCGAGCCTGTGGTTGAGGACGGAGCTTCCGATTGGCCTACATTTGCGGAGAAAGCAGGGAAGTTGCTGCAACAGGATAAAGTAGCTGCTGTATTCGGCGGATGGACCTCTGCGAGTAGGAAGGCGATGCTTCCGGTGTTTGAACAAAACAAGGGTCTGTTGTTTTACCCGGTGCAATATGAAGGATTGGAATCGTCCCCCAACATTTTTTATACAGGAGCCACAACGAATCAGCAGATCGTTCCATCCGTAACCTGGTTGCTGGAGAACAGGGGCAAGAAGTTTTATCTGCTTGGTTCCGATTATGTTTTCCCAAAAACGGCCAATCAGGTCATCAAAGCCCAGCTGGCAGCTGAGGGTGGCGAAGTTGTAGGGGAAGAATATACACCGCTGGGACATACGGATTACAGTACAATTATCAGCAAAATCAAGGCTGCCAAGCCGGATATTGTATACAACACGCTGAACGGAGACAGCAATGTCGCCTTTTTCAAACAATTAAAGGATGCCGGGATCTCTTCCGAACAGTTGACAACTCTGTCAGTGAGTGTGGCGGAGGAAGAAATTCGGGGGATTGGTGCGGATGTACTGAAAGGGCATTTGGCCTCCTGGAACTATTATCAGACTACAGATACATCTGAAAATAAAACATTTGTAGAGAAATATAAAGAAAAATATGGAGCTGACCGGGTGACGGCCGATCCGATTGAAGCGGGATATGTGGCCGTTTATCTGTGGAAAGCAGCCGTGGAAAAAGCCGGATCAACTGATGTTGAAAAAGTGAAGGAGGCAGCCAAAGGTCTGGAATTCGATGCGCCGGAAGGAAAAGTGACGGTGGATGGAGAGAACCAGCATATCTACAAAACGGTGCGGATTGGTGAAGTGCAGGAAGATGGACAGTTCAAGGAATTGTGGAACTCCGGAGCACCCGTCAAACCTGATCCGTATCTGAAAACGTACGATTGGGGCGCTTCCCTTAGTGCCAAATAG
- the urtB gene encoding urea ABC transporter permease subunit UrtB has translation MDMFVLQMFNGLSISSILLLIALGLAVTFGLMNVINMAHGELIMIGAYATYVTQNLFISYAPQAWFDVYFIVALPIAFGVAALIGWLLEVVLIRHLYGRPLDSLLATWGVGMMLQQLARTIFGAPNVGVSSPAWLNGGLTIADGIVFPYKRLFIIALVSVVLLCMYLYIYRTSSGRRMRAVMQNRSMAGCLGISTRRVDGMTFAIGSGIAGIAGCALTLIGPIGPSLGTYYIVDAFMVVVLGGVGKLVGTVCGALGIGMFNTLFETYTSASIGKVLVFVCIVAFLQWKPRGLVAIRTRSLD, from the coding sequence ATGGATATGTTTGTCCTGCAAATGTTCAATGGGTTAAGCATCAGCTCCATCTTGCTGCTGATTGCATTGGGACTCGCGGTTACATTTGGATTGATGAATGTCATTAATATGGCTCATGGTGAATTGATCATGATCGGTGCTTACGCTACATATGTGACGCAAAACCTGTTCATTTCGTATGCTCCGCAAGCGTGGTTCGATGTCTACTTTATTGTGGCTCTGCCTATCGCCTTTGGTGTGGCGGCTCTTATAGGCTGGTTGCTGGAAGTGGTGCTGATCAGGCATCTGTATGGGAGGCCGCTCGATAGTCTGCTTGCTACATGGGGCGTAGGCATGATGCTGCAACAATTGGCCCGAACGATATTTGGGGCGCCAAATGTAGGGGTATCCAGTCCGGCTTGGCTCAACGGAGGTCTGACCATAGCGGACGGTATTGTGTTTCCGTATAAACGTCTTTTCATTATCGCGCTGGTTTCTGTTGTACTGCTGTGCATGTATCTGTACATCTATCGGACTTCTTCCGGGAGACGGATGAGGGCCGTGATGCAAAATCGAAGCATGGCGGGCTGTCTCGGGATTTCCACCAGACGGGTGGATGGCATGACCTTTGCGATTGGTTCGGGCATTGCCGGCATCGCTGGATGTGCATTGACACTCATTGGCCCGATTGGCCCTTCGCTGGGGACGTATTATATCGTAGATGCGTTCATGGTGGTTGTACTGGGCGGTGTGGGGAAACTGGTGGGAACCGTGTGTGGTGCGCTTGGAATTGGCATGTTCAATACGTTATTTGAAACGTATACCTCAGCCTCTATCGGTAAGGTGCTGGTATTTGTCTGTATAGTAGCTTTTCTGCAATGGAAGCCGCGTGGGCTCGTTGCCATACGGACTCGGAGTCTGGATTAA
- the urtC gene encoding urea ABC transporter permease subunit UrtC has translation MMSALLKTGSLKMKIIWAVVLIMMCLAPLISTEFRLSLLAKFLALAILAIGLDLIWGYGGVLSLGHGVFFGLGGYAMAMYLKLQASGTTLPDFMGWSGLSGLPWFWEPFRSFPVALLLGIALPALLAFALGWFTFRNRITGVYFTILTQALVLITVTLFVGKQEWTGGTNGITGYNAIFGFTLHSAGTTIALYYITLAVLVLAYLLCRRVVNSRFGQVLEAARDGENRVRFLGYDPAGFKTLAFALSGALAGIAGMLFVLQVGIISPSMMGIVPSIEMVLWVALGGRGTLIGAVIGAVVLNAAKTGISEAYPEGWLFVIGGLFVTVVLFMPNGLVGVYRHVVRLLKRRGEVVHVPVSQEKPKVY, from the coding sequence ATGATGTCGGCACTTCTCAAGACGGGTAGTCTGAAAATGAAGATCATCTGGGCGGTTGTCCTGATCATGATGTGTCTGGCTCCACTCATTTCCACGGAATTCCGGCTTAGTCTATTGGCGAAATTCCTGGCACTGGCCATTCTGGCGATCGGTCTGGATTTGATCTGGGGATATGGAGGGGTGCTTAGTCTGGGCCATGGTGTATTCTTCGGACTTGGTGGGTACGCCATGGCGATGTATCTGAAGCTGCAAGCCAGCGGTACAACACTTCCAGACTTTATGGGATGGAGTGGTCTTAGTGGTCTGCCGTGGTTCTGGGAGCCGTTCAGGTCATTCCCAGTGGCGCTATTGCTGGGCATTGCCCTTCCGGCATTGCTGGCCTTTGCCCTGGGGTGGTTCACGTTCCGTAACCGGATCACCGGTGTGTATTTTACAATCCTGACCCAAGCGTTAGTCCTCATTACCGTAACGTTATTTGTGGGCAAACAGGAATGGACGGGAGGGACCAATGGTATAACGGGATATAACGCGATCTTTGGTTTTACCCTTCATTCGGCAGGGACAACGATTGCTCTCTACTATATAACGCTTGCCGTTCTGGTGCTCGCCTACCTGCTTTGTCGCCGGGTTGTGAACAGCAGGTTTGGTCAGGTGCTTGAAGCTGCGCGGGATGGGGAGAATCGGGTTCGCTTTCTTGGCTATGACCCGGCAGGGTTCAAGACGCTGGCTTTCGCCCTTTCCGGAGCGTTGGCGGGAATCGCAGGTATGTTATTTGTGCTCCAGGTAGGGATCATCTCACCTTCCATGATGGGAATCGTGCCATCAATTGAAATGGTATTATGGGTTGCCTTGGGAGGGCGTGGGACGCTGATTGGTGCGGTAATCGGAGCTGTGGTACTGAACGCAGCCAAAACGGGCATCAGTGAAGCTTATCCGGAAGGTTGGTTGTTTGTCATTGGTGGGCTCTTTGTAACAGTGGTCTTGTTCATGCCGAATGGACTTGTTGGTGTATATCGTCATGTGGTGCGCTTGCTGAAACGGAGAGGAGAGGTTGTGCATGTTCCAGTCAGTCAGGAAAAACCAAAAGTCTACTGA
- the urtD gene encoding urea ABC transporter ATP-binding protein UrtD — translation MFQSVRKNQKSTDVPVVLVAEEITVAFGGFVAVKGMDLKLHEHDLHFLIGPNGAGKTTMLDVICGKTKPLSGTVKMADGTDLTRLKEHQIARKGVGRKFQAPSIFAGLTVQENLTLAAETRRSPLQALGIQRYSKISPAMEQITLQVGLQDRVDARAGALSHGEKQWLEIGMLLLQEPRVLLLDEPAAGMTDEETHKTGRLLQEIARERSVVVVEHDMEFVREYAAKVTVMHEGKLLKEGTMAEVQEDPRVAEVYLGKRRDDHAVAATN, via the coding sequence ATGTTCCAGTCAGTCAGGAAAAACCAAAAGTCTACTGACGTTCCGGTAGTTCTGGTCGCCGAGGAAATCACGGTGGCATTTGGCGGTTTTGTTGCGGTCAAAGGTATGGATCTGAAGCTGCATGAACATGATCTGCATTTTCTGATCGGCCCCAATGGTGCTGGAAAAACAACGATGCTGGATGTGATTTGCGGCAAAACCAAGCCCTTGTCCGGTACAGTGAAGATGGCGGATGGTACGGATCTGACACGTCTGAAGGAGCACCAGATTGCTCGAAAAGGGGTAGGGCGCAAGTTCCAGGCTCCATCGATCTTTGCTGGTCTGACCGTGCAGGAGAACCTGACGCTGGCTGCGGAGACTCGTCGTTCTCCTTTACAGGCTCTGGGTATTCAACGGTATTCAAAAATAAGTCCGGCAATGGAGCAGATTACGCTCCAGGTTGGTCTGCAGGACCGTGTGGACGCACGTGCAGGTGCTCTATCACATGGGGAAAAGCAGTGGCTTGAGATTGGCATGCTACTGCTGCAGGAACCCCGTGTATTGCTGCTGGATGAACCGGCAGCGGGGATGACGGACGAAGAAACACACAAGACGGGTCGCCTACTGCAGGAGATTGCGCGAGAAAGGTCTGTTGTGGTAGTGGAGCATGATATGGAATTCGTCCGCGAGTATGCAGCCAAAGTGACGGTGATGCATGAAGGCAAACTTCTTAAGGAAGGTACGATGGCGGAAGTGCAGGAAGATCCGAGAGTGGCTGAAGTGTACCTGGGCAAAAGGAGGGATGACCATGCTGTCGCTGCAACGAATTGA
- the urtE gene encoding urea ABC transporter ATP-binding subunit UrtE has translation MLSLQRIESGYGESNVLRGVNLDVEPGQVVCLMGRNGVGKTTLMKTLMGLLKTRKGSIQWKGQELSTHDPAKRARSGIGYVPQGREIFPQLTVKENLLLGLETSAAGVKTFPEDVLAMFPVLATMYGRQGGDLSGGQQQQLAFARALASRPGLLLLDEPTEGIQPSIVEDIRQVILQIKAKGEISILLVEQSIDFVRGAADYIYVMDKGVIALQGAPRELDMSQFEHHLSV, from the coding sequence ATGCTGTCGCTGCAACGAATTGAGTCCGGCTATGGGGAAAGTAATGTGCTGCGCGGTGTGAATCTGGATGTCGAGCCAGGTCAGGTAGTATGCCTGATGGGGCGTAATGGTGTAGGGAAAACCACCTTGATGAAGACGTTGATGGGGCTTCTTAAAACGCGCAAGGGAAGTATTCAGTGGAAAGGTCAGGAATTATCCACCCACGATCCGGCCAAACGGGCCAGGTCGGGGATTGGATATGTGCCGCAGGGGCGGGAAATATTCCCGCAGCTTACGGTAAAAGAAAATCTGTTGCTGGGTCTGGAGACGAGTGCTGCAGGGGTGAAGACGTTTCCAGAGGATGTGCTAGCGATGTTTCCGGTGCTTGCCACGATGTATGGGCGGCAGGGTGGTGATTTGAGTGGTGGGCAGCAACAGCAGTTGGCATTTGCCCGCGCGCTGGCTTCTCGGCCTGGATTATTGCTTCTGGATGAACCGACAGAAGGTATTCAGCCTTCCATCGTAGAGGACATCCGGCAGGTTATTTTGCAAATTAAGGCAAAGGGTGAGATCTCCATCTTGCTGGTGGAGCAAAGCATTGATTTTGTACGCGGTGCTGCAGATTATATCTATGTAATGGACAAAGGGGTAATTGCACTGCAAGGAGCACCGCGAGAGCTGGATATGTCGCAGTTTGAGCACCATCTGTCTGTGTAG
- a CDS encoding nitrogen regulation protein NR(II) yields MRYLISDLERLSFQSIQHQLIIVDHNWIIRSCNTAWQHGLGQLLPKQSVTSPSRTAPEPPHYLHLVEGWTLREEKAKNAKIVQELKSITAPFKDSYTYDISVQTAHSEQRWFRMELTPLIQADPSLLSDLALIAHTDVTEQKQTERQLKKALSEVRTLRGLLPICAVCKQIKDEQDSWNSVESYLEKHTHAEFTHDICPDCIRRLYPKYSNILDKRS; encoded by the coding sequence ATGAGATACTTAATATCCGATCTGGAGAGATTATCGTTCCAGTCCATTCAACACCAACTTATCATCGTCGATCACAACTGGATCATTCGAAGCTGCAACACCGCTTGGCAACATGGACTTGGGCAACTGCTTCCCAAACAGAGCGTAACAAGCCCCTCCAGAACAGCACCTGAACCGCCTCATTACCTTCATCTTGTAGAGGGGTGGACATTACGCGAGGAGAAAGCAAAAAATGCGAAGATTGTTCAGGAGTTGAAAAGTATCACTGCACCTTTTAAAGACAGTTATACATACGATATCTCCGTTCAAACTGCTCACAGCGAACAGCGATGGTTCCGTATGGAACTCACCCCATTGATTCAGGCCGACCCATCCCTGCTGTCTGATCTTGCACTGATTGCACACACGGATGTTACCGAACAGAAACAGACAGAACGCCAATTGAAGAAGGCTCTGTCTGAAGTGCGCACTTTGCGTGGACTGCTTCCCATCTGCGCTGTCTGCAAACAGATTAAGGATGAACAGGACAGCTGGAACTCTGTTGAAAGTTATTTGGAGAAGCACACCCATGCCGAATTCACTCATGATATCTGCCCGGATTGCATCCGAAGACTATATCCGAAGTACTCCAACATTCTGGACAAGCGCTCCTGA
- a CDS encoding urease accessory protein UreF: MNRGNKLLDYVKLLDSSIQVGGFTHSFGMDAHIAEGTIRSVEDLESFMRCQLHPSIVRLEGMAIKGIYTAADHKDAWRTALIDKLVHVQRTPVNLREHASIMGKRLIKLARALHPWIDFSHLEQTLAKYESVGCLPTVHAWINHHLEIPVEEAVLGYLHSAMSACITEASKVIPLNTDTTQDLLVRLAADLEHEWHTVSASAADGLVQPTSSSMKTLFPSFHMLGAGLHAYRA; the protein is encoded by the coding sequence GTGAACCGTGGGAATAAGCTGCTCGATTATGTCAAACTGCTTGATTCCTCTATCCAGGTCGGAGGGTTCACCCATTCCTTCGGTATGGATGCCCATATCGCTGAAGGTACCATTCGTAGTGTTGAAGATCTCGAATCATTCATGCGCTGTCAATTGCATCCCAGCATCGTGCGTCTGGAAGGTATGGCGATTAAAGGCATATACACCGCCGCAGATCACAAGGACGCATGGCGTACAGCCCTCATCGACAAACTCGTTCATGTCCAGCGCACCCCAGTCAATCTTAGAGAACATGCCTCCATTATGGGCAAACGACTAATTAAGCTAGCTCGCGCACTACACCCCTGGATTGATTTTAGCCATCTCGAACAAACGCTGGCTAAGTATGAATCTGTTGGCTGTCTCCCCACTGTTCACGCCTGGATTAACCACCACCTCGAAATCCCTGTCGAGGAGGCGGTCCTTGGTTATCTGCATTCAGCCATGAGTGCCTGCATAACCGAAGCCTCCAAAGTGATTCCCCTTAACACCGATACAACCCAGGACCTGCTGGTTCGCCTGGCCGCAGACCTGGAGCATGAATGGCATACCGTCAGCGCCTCCGCTGCGGATGGACTGGTACAACCAACCTCATCGTCCATGAAAACGTTGTTTCCAAGCTTTCACATGCTTGGAGCAGGGCTTCACGCATACAGAGCCTAA